One Alnus glutinosa chromosome 3, dhAlnGlut1.1, whole genome shotgun sequence genomic region harbors:
- the LOC133863945 gene encoding molybdate transporter 2 → MDQTTTTTPLLPNPWHHRLRLKTKLSLELSGAVGDLGTFIPIVLTLTLVSNLDLGTTLIFTALYNVATGLLFDIPMPVQPMKSIAAVAVAESTHLSVPQIAAAGLSTAAVLLLLGFTGLMSFLYRFLPLPVVRGVQLSQGLSFAFSAIKYIRYDQDLATSKSGAPRSWLGLDGLLVALVALLFLVITTGAGDTKHEHHDSHERESSRRRRVSRRLQLLSAIPSALIVFLIGLVLCILRDPSAFKGLEFGPSKLSLVRITWEDWKIGFLRAAIPQIPLSILNSVIAVCKLSGDLFPDREASAMKVSVSVGIMNFVGCWFGAMPVCHGAGGLAGQYRFGGRSGMSVIFLGIGKLVLGLVFGNSFARILGQYPIGILGVLLLFAGIELAMACRDMNTKEESFVMLLCAAISLTGSSAALGFGCGILLFFLLKLRQMECSAFGFLKSDSKSSIDDETTTIIP, encoded by the coding sequence ATGGAccaaaccaccaccaccacccctCTCCTCCCAAACCCATGGCACCACCGCCTCCGCCTGAAGACCAAACTCTCCTTGGAGCTCTCCGGGGCCGTGGGGGACCTGGGCACCTTCATCCCGATCGTGCTCACCCTCACCCTCGTCTCCAACCTTGACCTTGGCACCACCCTCATCTTCACCGCCCTCTACAACGTCGCCACCGGCCTCCTCTTCGACATCCCCATGCCTGTCCAGCCCATGAAGTCCATCGCCGCAGTCGCCGTCGCTGAGTCCACCCACCTCTCCGTCCCCCAGATCGCCGCCGCAGGCCTCTCCACCGCCGCCGTTCTTCTCCTCCTCGGCTTCACCGGCCTCATGTCCTTCCTCTACCGCTTTCTCCCCCTCCCCGTCGTCCGCGGCGTCCAGCTCTCACAGGGCCTTTCCTTCGCCTTCTCCGCTATCAAGTACATCCGCTACGACCAAGACTTGGCCACTTCCAAGTCCGGAGCCCCTCGCTCCTGGCTTGGCCTTGACGGCCTCCTTGTCGCTCTCGTTGCTCTCCTGTTTCTCGTGATAACCACCGGTGCCGGTGACACAAAACACGAACACCACGATTCTCATGAACGCGAGTCCTCTCGGCGTCGTCGTGTGTCTAGGCGGTTACAGCTTCTCTCTGCTATTCCCTCAGCGCTCATCGTGTTCCTGATCGGGTTGGTTTTATGCATTCTTCGCGACCCTTCAGCTTTCAAGGGTCTTGAGTTTGGTCCGTCTAAGCTAAGTTTGGTAAGGATTACTTGGGAAGATTGGAAGATCGGGTTTCTTCGCGCAGCGATTCCACAAATCCCGTTGTCTATATTGAATTCCGTGATCGCGGTCTGTAAGTTGTCCGGGGACTTGTTCCCCGACCGTGAGGCCTCGGCAATGAAGGTTTCGGTCAGTGTTGGGATTATGAACTTTGTCGGGTGCTGGTTTGGGGCAATGCCGGTCTGCCATGGCGCCGGCGGGCTTGCCGGGCAGTACAGATTTGGGGGCAGGAGCGGCATGTCTGTGATTTTTCTGGGGATAGGGAAGTTGGTTCTTGGACTGGTTTTTGGGAATTCCTTTGCGAGGATTTTGGGTCAGTATCCGATTGGGATTCTTGGGGTACTCTTGCTTTTTGCTGGGATTGAATTGGCAATGGCTTGCAGGGATATGAACACAAAGGAAGAGTCTTTCGTGATGTTGCTCTGTGCGGCGATTTCTTTGACAGGGTCTAGCGCTGCTTTAGGCTTTGGCTGCGGGATTTTGCTCTTCTTCCTGCTGAAATTGCGGCAAATGGAGTGTTCTGCTTTTGGGTTTCTCAAGTCTGATTCTAAATCATCGATCGATGATGAAACTACAACCATAATTCCCTAG